One window from the genome of Streptomyces sp. NBC_00091 encodes:
- a CDS encoding TetR/AcrR family transcriptional regulator: protein MARTKEFDPDAALQSALELFWRRGYEATSVADLVEHLGIGRASIYATFGSKHELYLKALDRYAETHHPLLLSELSAPGPALPAVRAVLRRFAAEAASPGERRTGCFLTNTAAELAPHDPAAARRVEVSWDRFETLLHSALVRAQGQGELAADRDPRALARMLLVLLQGIRVVGKASDDPARVRDAAEQALALLA, encoded by the coding sequence GTGGCCAGGACCAAGGAATTCGATCCGGACGCCGCGCTCCAGTCGGCTCTCGAGCTGTTCTGGCGCCGCGGCTACGAAGCGACGTCGGTGGCGGACCTCGTCGAGCACCTCGGCATCGGGCGCGCCAGCATCTACGCGACCTTCGGCAGCAAGCACGAGCTCTACCTGAAGGCGCTGGACCGCTACGCCGAGACGCACCACCCGCTGCTCCTGTCCGAGCTCTCCGCGCCGGGGCCGGCGCTGCCCGCCGTACGGGCCGTGCTGCGCCGCTTCGCGGCGGAGGCCGCGTCCCCGGGGGAGCGGCGCACCGGCTGCTTCCTCACCAACACGGCGGCCGAGCTGGCCCCGCACGACCCGGCGGCCGCCCGCCGGGTGGAGGTGAGCTGGGACCGCTTCGAGACCCTGCTCCACTCGGCGCTCGTACGGGCCCAGGGGCAGGGGGAGCTGGCCGCCGACCGCGATCCGCGCGCCCTGGCCCGGATGCTGCTGGTCCTGCTCCAGGGCATCCGGGTCGTCGGCAAGGCCTCGGACGACCCCGCCCGGGTGCGGGACGCGGCGGAGCAGGCCCTGGCCCTGCTGGCCTGA
- a CDS encoding CBS domain-containing protein — MNRNLRARDIMTKGVQCVRQEQSLLDASRMMRDLNVGCLPICGDDERLQGLITDRDIVVKCCAEGKDPAKVRAGELAGTLHWVDAETNAQEALDTMEIHQIKRLPVIDVAGGHRLVGMITEANLAKNLSDEDIAEFAVRVYAAN, encoded by the coding sequence ATGAACAGGAACCTGCGGGCCCGCGACATCATGACCAAGGGCGTGCAGTGCGTCCGCCAGGAGCAGTCCCTGCTGGACGCGTCGCGCATGATGCGCGACCTGAACGTCGGATGCCTGCCCATCTGCGGGGACGACGAGCGCCTCCAGGGGCTGATCACGGACCGCGACATCGTCGTCAAGTGCTGCGCCGAGGGCAAGGACCCGGCGAAGGTCCGGGCCGGGGAACTCGCCGGCACCCTGCACTGGGTGGACGCCGAGACCAACGCCCAGGAGGCGCTGGACACCATGGAGATCCACCAGATCAAGCGGCTGCCGGTCATCGACGTGGCCGGCGGCCACCGCCTGGTCGGCATGATCACCGAGGCCAATCTGGCGAAGAACCTCTCCGACGAGGACATCGCGGAGTTCGCGGTACGCGTCTACGCCGCCAACTGA
- a CDS encoding peptidoglycan recognition protein, with the protein MRTRGFPPSPVAAALTCLLVALAAVGDRPAGPPPPRGVTRTSAGAAAVLEDARTPFSMLAVTAPAGRGAQGGTYRVRARARASGAWSPWTVVEAGEPWWAGPSAGVEVRADGAGARLPAGLRLDLVDPGPGPAAGAEPAAYAVAGTAARPRIVPRAGWGAVENPGDPTVYGREVKAVFLHHTAQSNDYDCADSPAVVRGLQALHQRVNGWKDLGYNYVVDKCGTVFEGRAGGSGRPVTGAHTLGFNNDTLGVAVIGRYSDREAEPAATAAVARLAAWALGRYGYDPAGTVTLTASIDNGRSRAGERVTVERISGHRDVFTTECPGTALYGQLPAIRAQASDPVTGLVGGLVPPRRGR; encoded by the coding sequence GTGCGCACCCGCGGATTCCCGCCGTCGCCCGTCGCCGCCGCCCTGACCTGCCTGCTCGTCGCCCTGGCCGCGGTGGGCGACCGGCCGGCCGGGCCTCCCCCGCCGCGCGGCGTCACCCGCACCTCGGCCGGCGCCGCCGCCGTCCTGGAGGACGCGCGGACCCCCTTCAGCATGCTGGCCGTCACCGCCCCCGCGGGCCGCGGAGCGCAGGGCGGCACGTACCGGGTCCGCGCCCGGGCCCGGGCCTCCGGCGCCTGGTCCCCGTGGACGGTGGTGGAGGCCGGGGAGCCGTGGTGGGCCGGGCCGTCCGCCGGCGTGGAGGTGCGCGCCGACGGCGCCGGGGCCCGGCTGCCGGCCGGGCTGCGGCTGGACCTCGTCGACCCGGGCCCCGGACCCGCGGCCGGGGCGGAGCCGGCCGCGTACGCGGTGGCGGGGACGGCCGCACGCCCCCGGATCGTCCCGCGCGCCGGCTGGGGCGCCGTCGAGAACCCCGGGGACCCCACGGTGTACGGCCGGGAGGTGAAGGCGGTGTTCCTCCACCACACCGCCCAGAGCAACGACTACGACTGCGCCGACTCCCCGGCGGTCGTGCGCGGGCTACAGGCCCTCCACCAGCGGGTCAACGGCTGGAAGGACCTCGGCTACAACTACGTGGTCGACAAGTGCGGCACGGTCTTCGAGGGCCGGGCCGGCGGCTCCGGACGGCCGGTCACCGGGGCGCACACCCTCGGCTTCAACAACGACACCCTGGGCGTCGCGGTGATCGGCCGGTACTCCGACCGGGAGGCCGAGCCCGCGGCCACGGCGGCCGTCGCGCGCCTCGCGGCCTGGGCCCTGGGCCGCTACGGGTACGACCCCGCCGGCACCGTCACCCTCACCGCCTCCATCGACAACGGCCGCTCCCGGGCCGGGGAGCGGGTGACCGTGGAGCGGATCTCCGGCCACCGCGACGTCTTCACCACCGAGTGCCCCGGAACGGCCCTCTACGGGCAGCTCCCCGCCATCCGCGCGCAGGCCTCGGACCCGGTCACCGGGCTGGTCGGCGGCCTCGTACCGCCCAGGCGCGGGCGGTGA
- a CDS encoding methyltransferase domain-containing protein, whose amino-acid sequence MGGRSRAAAVSAAVFAVADAQALPVRDGACDAAVSALALNFLPAPEAAVAEATRAVRPGGPVAAALPVRPDGSIALTARAWAVRGRRPAR is encoded by the coding sequence CTGGGCGGCCGGAGCCGCGCCGCCGCCGTCAGCGCGGCGGTCTTCGCGGTGGCCGACGCGCAGGCGCTCCCCGTGCGCGACGGGGCCTGCGACGCCGCCGTCAGCGCGCTCGCGCTGAACTTCCTGCCCGCCCCGGAGGCGGCGGTGGCCGAGGCGACCCGGGCGGTGCGGCCGGGCGGGCCGGTCGCCGCGGCCCTGCCCGTACGGCCCGACGGATCCATCGCGCTCACCGCCCGCGCCTGGGCGGTACGAGGCCGCCGACCAGCCCGGTGA
- a CDS encoding DUF2278 family protein, whose amino-acid sequence MPLDSYGVLSGTLHRHFRDQPDTQGHWFHVNLEVDAPAGRYRCAVDVDSKQSATGVQWKVFTLAASVLDPVPALPPGYHELSMSSGSGALDYLRHPALVDRPGCAFVLRPPAWLQDLLNRLNPPRPWVSGSNLDAARALEPILVPGREIMIFGEPFDHGLGMHNIHQNQGDPYGSQWWDDNGTWQDGATLTRRPDGLYDVFLNKFSSQADHTGPDGHPV is encoded by the coding sequence ATGCCGCTCGACTCCTACGGCGTGCTGTCAGGGACGCTGCACCGCCACTTCCGCGACCAGCCCGACACCCAGGGGCACTGGTTCCACGTCAACCTGGAGGTGGACGCGCCCGCCGGCCGATACCGGTGCGCCGTCGACGTGGACAGCAAGCAGTCGGCCACCGGCGTCCAGTGGAAGGTGTTCACCCTGGCCGCCTCCGTGCTCGACCCCGTGCCCGCCCTGCCTCCCGGCTACCACGAGCTGTCGATGAGTTCGGGCTCGGGCGCCCTGGACTACCTGCGCCACCCGGCCCTCGTGGACCGCCCCGGCTGTGCCTTCGTCCTGCGCCCGCCCGCCTGGCTCCAGGACCTCCTGAACCGGCTGAATCCGCCCCGCCCCTGGGTCTCCGGCTCCAACCTCGACGCCGCCCGGGCACTGGAGCCCATCCTCGTCCCCGGCAGGGAGATCATGATCTTCGGCGAGCCCTTCGACCACGGGCTCGGCATGCACAACATCCACCAGAACCAGGGCGATCCGTACGGCAGCCAGTGGTGGGACGACAACGGCACCTGGCAGGACGGGGCCACCCTCACCCGCCGGCCCGACGGCCTGTACGACGTCTTCCTCAACAAGTTCTCCAGCCAGGCCGACCACACCGGCCCCGACGGCCACCCCGTCTAG
- a CDS encoding alpha/beta hydrolase, which produces MTTSRNKALLLTLSAATATALTATALTATALPAAAAGGPRAEIPRLNWHPCAKPDGPAAQECADLPVPLDYDDPAGPQISVAVSRIRSDRPQARRGTLVVIPGGPGGSGVQRLTQKGAALQEQLAGAYDLVAFDPRGVGGSTTASCGLAPEDRYLTTLRSWPGPDGDIGENLARSQRVAEACARNGGPVLRSFTTANEVRDMDRLRMALGEAKLSAWGVSYGTYVGAVYAQTYPGRTDRWVLDSSGDPDPERVARGWLANMSKGADDRFPDFAAWAAHPDRDKEGLRLAPRPEEVRPLVLELAASLDRAPRPSTTPGVPLTGNGLRQALQNALYSDAAFPGFARLVTALRNPARTPALPPELAGPLRDEDAALTVAVVCNDVAWPAASRTGHQRAVDEDRARHPLTAGMPVNVLPCSFWKSAPGHKPTRITGHGPSNVLMVQSRRDPSTPHSESLKMRGALGRRAVMVTVEQGGHGMYLGNGNACGNRTVTRFLTTGERPARDTDCAN; this is translated from the coding sequence ATGACCACTTCACGGAACAAGGCCCTCCTGCTCACCCTCTCCGCCGCCACCGCGACCGCCCTGACCGCCACCGCCCTGACCGCCACCGCCCTACCGGCGGCAGCGGCCGGCGGGCCCCGCGCGGAGATCCCCCGGCTCAACTGGCACCCCTGCGCCAAGCCGGACGGCCCCGCCGCCCAGGAGTGCGCCGACCTCCCCGTACCGCTCGACTACGACGACCCCGCCGGCCCGCAGATCAGCGTGGCCGTCTCCCGGATCCGCAGCGACCGGCCCCAGGCCCGGCGCGGCACCCTCGTCGTGATCCCCGGCGGCCCGGGCGGCTCGGGCGTACAGCGCCTCACCCAGAAGGGCGCGGCCCTCCAGGAGCAGCTCGCCGGCGCGTACGACCTCGTCGCCTTCGACCCCCGCGGGGTCGGCGGCAGCACCACCGCGAGCTGCGGCCTGGCCCCCGAGGACCGTTACCTCACCACCCTGCGCTCCTGGCCCGGCCCCGACGGGGACATCGGCGAGAACCTCGCCCGCTCCCAGCGCGTCGCCGAGGCCTGCGCCCGCAACGGCGGGCCCGTGCTGCGCAGTTTCACCACCGCCAACGAGGTCCGCGACATGGACCGGCTCCGCATGGCGCTCGGCGAGGCCAAGCTCTCCGCCTGGGGAGTCTCGTACGGGACCTACGTGGGCGCCGTGTACGCGCAGACGTACCCCGGACGCACCGACCGCTGGGTCCTCGACAGCAGCGGCGACCCCGACCCGGAGCGGGTCGCCCGGGGCTGGCTGGCCAACATGAGCAAGGGCGCCGACGACCGCTTCCCCGACTTCGCCGCCTGGGCCGCCCACCCCGACCGCGACAAGGAGGGCCTGCGGCTGGCGCCGCGTCCCGAGGAGGTGCGCCCCCTCGTGCTCGAGCTCGCCGCCTCCCTGGACCGCGCGCCCCGGCCGTCCACCACCCCGGGCGTGCCCCTGACCGGCAACGGCCTGCGCCAGGCCCTGCAGAACGCCCTCTACAGCGACGCCGCCTTCCCCGGCTTCGCCCGGCTCGTCACCGCCCTGCGCAACCCGGCCCGCACCCCCGCCCTGCCGCCGGAGCTCGCCGGGCCGCTGCGCGACGAGGACGCCGCGCTGACGGTCGCGGTCGTGTGCAACGACGTGGCCTGGCCCGCCGCCTCCCGGACCGGCCACCAGCGCGCCGTCGACGAGGACCGGGCCCGCCACCCGCTGACGGCCGGGATGCCGGTCAACGTGCTCCCGTGCTCCTTCTGGAAGAGCGCCCCCGGACACAAGCCCACCCGGATCACCGGCCACGGCCCCTCGAACGTCCTCATGGTCCAGAGCCGCCGGGATCCGTCCACGCCCCACTCCGAGAGCCTGAAGATGCGGGGCGCCCTCGGCCGCCGGGCCGTCATGGTCACGGTCGAGCAGGGCGGCCACGGCATGTACCTCGGCAACGGCAACGCCTGCGGGAACCGCACCGTCACCCGCTTCCTCACCACCGGCGAGCGCCCCGCCCGCGACACGGACTGCGCGAACTGA
- a CDS encoding amidohydrolase family protein, with the protein MGRRTVLRAASAGALAALAAPPARASAAASAPSAAPPAGDRAVLRFTRATNGAATATADGRRVIAEVQNILWSLPPDGSPATRLTPPDLEPGRPVFSPDGRRVAMSAYRGGAFHIWVMRADGSGLRRLTDGPFDHRAPAWSPDGRTLAFCSERGGDPVAGSPYRIWTVSVADGGLRRLTGVPGQSGPAQDGAWEDLDPVFSPDGARVLFLRATLTGETLTARTLASVAAGGAGAAGDPVRTEHTVTSGSLLAPALSPAGRTAWLSATPGPRKAENLTLYADGRPVPLDGDLAPAPPRWIGDDRLLITLDGRFRVIRPHRDGAGHEIPLDATLEVPRPRYPVKEYDLEAEHPRPVRGIHLPALSPDGRSVAFAALGALWTASVTGGAPRRILQAPATAYVQGPVWTPDGRALVYTDDRDGLNTVRRRELADGRESVLSPSGRVYGSLSPDGTRLAALDLAGRLVVRDLRTGTDTPLVAALGGGGLPSPPSWSPDGRHIALCDRNRLSRRFREGYNLIRIVDTATGAARLHALAPHASLSDRYASGPVWSPDGRFLACVSESALWLLPVTPDGTPAGPARRLTDEAADHPSWSGDSRTLLYQSGARLRLLTLDSAGAPAAAPRSVPVALSYRRPEPVDTVVHAGLLWDATGSPPRADVDLLISGGRITAVEPHRPRRRAARTVDASRGTVLPGLWDSHVHPYPYTYGARQGALQLAYGITTAVSLGGSAHEQARLREDIRAGRLASPRLLAGGELLDGSRVAYSMGRAHRTRAGLARSLARAEALDWDFVKTYVRAPYDFMEEAARFAHERLGVLAGSHLCAPGIQSGQDLTTHLVATERAEHGHGATPAGLTHQDTLEVYTHGGFDLVATPFTALPLIGADPALAAEARVTAMMPPWDVATLRAAAAQPPTAEQHTALEREVAVYRRVLAGGGRVALGTDAPLTPVGLHLHLALRALHRYGLSPAEALTTATRTPARVYGAAGHLGTAEPGKLADLTLVDGDPFTDFADLVRVRATLRAGTLYERAALEAAFPHPVTPAPAWRPVLRQMHRDACCTAHRVNGRFL; encoded by the coding sequence ATGGGGCGCAGGACGGTTCTGCGGGCGGCTTCGGCCGGGGCGCTGGCGGCACTGGCCGCGCCCCCGGCCCGGGCCTCGGCGGCGGCATCCGCGCCATCGGCGGCGCCACCGGCCGGGGACCGGGCAGTCCTGCGCTTCACCCGGGCCACCAACGGCGCGGCCACCGCCACCGCCGACGGGCGGCGCGTCATCGCCGAGGTCCAGAACATCCTCTGGTCACTGCCCCCGGACGGCTCGCCCGCCACCCGGCTCACCCCGCCCGACCTGGAACCCGGCCGCCCGGTGTTCTCCCCGGACGGGCGCCGCGTGGCCATGAGCGCCTACCGCGGCGGCGCCTTCCACATCTGGGTGATGCGCGCCGACGGCTCCGGCCTGCGCCGCCTCACCGACGGCCCCTTCGACCACCGCGCGCCCGCCTGGTCGCCCGACGGCCGCACCCTCGCCTTCTGCTCCGAACGCGGCGGGGACCCCGTCGCCGGCAGCCCGTACCGGATCTGGACCGTATCCGTCGCCGACGGCGGCCTGCGCCGCCTCACCGGAGTGCCGGGCCAGTCCGGACCCGCCCAGGACGGTGCCTGGGAGGACCTCGACCCGGTCTTCTCCCCGGACGGCGCCCGCGTCCTGTTCCTGCGCGCCACCCTCACGGGCGAGACCCTCACCGCCCGGACCCTCGCCTCCGTCGCCGCCGGCGGCGCGGGTGCCGCGGGGGATCCCGTACGGACCGAACACACCGTCACCAGCGGCAGCCTGCTGGCCCCCGCGCTCTCCCCGGCCGGCCGCACCGCCTGGCTGTCCGCCACCCCCGGACCCCGCAAGGCGGAGAACCTGACGCTGTACGCCGACGGCCGCCCGGTCCCCCTCGACGGCGACCTCGCCCCCGCGCCCCCGCGCTGGATCGGCGACGACCGCCTCCTGATCACCCTCGACGGCCGGTTCCGGGTGATCCGCCCCCACCGCGACGGCGCCGGCCACGAGATCCCCCTCGACGCCACCCTCGAAGTGCCCCGCCCCCGCTACCCGGTCAAGGAGTACGACCTGGAGGCCGAACACCCCCGCCCGGTACGCGGCATCCACCTCCCCGCCCTCTCACCCGACGGCCGCAGCGTGGCCTTCGCCGCGCTGGGCGCCCTCTGGACCGCCTCCGTCACCGGGGGAGCCCCGCGCAGGATCCTCCAGGCCCCGGCCACCGCCTACGTCCAGGGGCCGGTGTGGACCCCGGACGGCCGGGCACTGGTGTACACCGACGACCGCGACGGCCTGAACACCGTACGCCGCAGGGAACTCGCCGACGGCCGCGAGAGCGTGCTCTCCCCGAGCGGCCGCGTCTACGGATCCCTCTCCCCGGACGGCACCCGCCTCGCCGCCCTCGACCTCGCCGGGCGGCTCGTCGTACGCGACCTGCGGACCGGGACCGACACCCCGCTCGTGGCGGCCCTCGGCGGCGGTGGCCTGCCCAGCCCGCCCAGCTGGTCCCCCGACGGACGTCACATCGCCCTCTGCGACCGCAACCGGCTCAGCCGCCGCTTCCGCGAGGGCTACAACCTCATCCGGATCGTCGACACCGCCACCGGCGCCGCCCGCCTGCACGCCCTCGCCCCGCACGCCTCGCTCTCCGACCGCTACGCCTCCGGCCCCGTCTGGTCGCCCGACGGCCGCTTCCTGGCCTGCGTCAGCGAATCGGCCCTCTGGCTGCTCCCCGTCACCCCCGACGGCACCCCCGCGGGCCCCGCCCGCCGCCTCACCGACGAAGCGGCCGACCACCCCTCCTGGTCCGGGGACTCCCGCACCCTGCTCTACCAGTCCGGCGCCCGCCTGCGCCTGCTCACCCTCGACTCCGCCGGCGCCCCCGCGGCCGCGCCCCGCAGCGTTCCCGTCGCCCTGTCCTACCGCCGCCCCGAGCCCGTCGACACCGTCGTGCACGCCGGACTGCTGTGGGACGCCACCGGATCCCCGCCCCGCGCCGACGTCGACCTGCTCATCAGCGGCGGCCGCATCACCGCCGTCGAGCCGCACCGTCCGCGCCGCCGCGCCGCCCGCACCGTCGACGCCTCCCGGGGCACCGTCCTGCCGGGGCTGTGGGACTCCCACGTCCACCCGTACCCCTACACCTACGGGGCCCGCCAGGGCGCCCTGCAACTGGCCTACGGGATCACCACCGCCGTCTCCCTCGGCGGCTCCGCCCACGAACAGGCCCGGCTGCGCGAGGACATCCGAGCCGGCCGCCTGGCCTCCCCCCGGCTGCTGGCCGGCGGCGAACTCCTCGACGGCTCCCGCGTCGCCTACAGCATGGGACGCGCCCACCGCACCCGCGCCGGACTCGCCCGCTCACTGGCCCGCGCCGAGGCCCTGGACTGGGACTTCGTCAAAACCTATGTCCGCGCCCCGTACGACTTCATGGAGGAAGCCGCCCGCTTCGCCCACGAACGGCTCGGCGTCCTCGCCGGCTCCCACCTGTGCGCCCCGGGCATCCAGTCGGGCCAGGACCTGACCACCCACCTGGTCGCCACCGAACGCGCCGAGCACGGCCACGGCGCCACCCCCGCCGGCCTCACCCACCAGGACACCCTGGAGGTCTACACGCACGGCGGATTCGACCTCGTCGCCACCCCCTTCACGGCCCTGCCCCTCATCGGCGCCGACCCGGCGCTCGCCGCCGAAGCACGGGTCACGGCCATGATGCCGCCCTGGGACGTGGCCACCCTCCGGGCCGCCGCCGCCCAGCCGCCCACCGCCGAGCAGCACACCGCCCTGGAACGGGAGGTGGCCGTCTACCGGCGCGTCCTCGCGGGCGGCGGCCGCGTCGCGCTCGGCACCGACGCCCCCCTCACCCCGGTCGGCCTCCACCTCCACCTCGCCCTGCGCGCCCTGCACCGGTACGGCCTGTCACCGGCCGAGGCCCTCACCACCGCCACCCGCACCCCGGCCCGCGTCTACGGCGCCGCCGGCCACCTCGGCACGGCCGAACCCGGCAAACTCGCCGACCTCACCCTCGTCGACGGCGACCCCTTCACCGACTTCGCCGACCTGGTCCGCGTCCGCGCGACCCTGCGCGCGGGCACCCTGTACGAACGCGCCGCCCTGGAAGCCGCCTTCCCCCACCCCGTCACCCCCGCCCCGGCCTGGCGTCCCGTCCTGCGCCAGATGCACCGCGACGCCTGCTGCACCGCCCACCGGGTCAACGGCCGCTTCCTGTAA
- a CDS encoding multicopper oxidase family protein, whose product MITRRTALRAGVAATSIVGTGGMLLPVVNAATAGPRTTAAELDAAGITKFAQKMPLAPVLQPYLNTGSTSYYRMTLKEATKEIVPGLKTPLRTFNGSFPGPVIKAESGRRVVIKQTNSLAVPTSIHLHGAHVPQDSDGSPMDLIAAGGGTKTYTYPNTQPHANLWFHDHAHHMESENVFRGMTGTYLLTDNIERRLGLPSGQYDVPVSLRDARFLESGELIYQMGDFMKRNVILANGKSWPFFEVAARKYRFRLTNTSNQRFFGLRLADDSELVQIGTDGGLLPTPHRTNVVAISPGERADVVIDFSRYPVGTVIELHNNEIAPFESADVVGKVLQFRVTRTAQDNSVVPERLRTLPPLGEASVTRHFDMRMDEAPGGSAYINDKTYDMDRIDTEIAYGATEIWTVKNVNQIAPHNFHMHLVQFRVLERNGQPVTSGPETGLKDTVPLKPNETVKLQATFTGYRGTYVYHCHLFDHGAMGMMANMRIS is encoded by the coding sequence GTGATCACTCGACGGACCGCACTCCGGGCAGGCGTCGCCGCCACCAGCATCGTCGGCACCGGCGGCATGCTGCTGCCCGTCGTGAACGCCGCCACGGCCGGCCCCCGCACCACCGCGGCCGAACTCGACGCGGCCGGCATAACCAAGTTCGCGCAGAAGATGCCGCTGGCCCCGGTACTCCAGCCCTACCTGAACACGGGCAGCACCAGCTACTACCGCATGACCCTGAAGGAAGCCACCAAGGAGATCGTGCCGGGCCTGAAGACCCCGCTGCGCACCTTCAACGGCTCCTTCCCCGGCCCCGTCATCAAGGCCGAGTCGGGCCGGCGCGTCGTGATCAAGCAGACCAACTCCCTCGCGGTCCCCACCTCGATCCACCTCCACGGCGCCCACGTCCCGCAGGACAGCGACGGCTCCCCGATGGACCTCATCGCGGCCGGCGGCGGCACCAAGACGTACACGTACCCCAACACCCAGCCGCACGCGAACCTGTGGTTCCACGACCACGCCCACCACATGGAGTCGGAGAACGTCTTCCGCGGCATGACGGGCACTTACCTCCTCACCGACAACATCGAGCGCCGCCTGGGCCTGCCCTCCGGCCAGTACGACGTCCCGGTCTCGCTGCGCGACGCCCGCTTCCTGGAGAGCGGTGAACTCATCTACCAGATGGGTGACTTCATGAAGCGCAACGTCATCCTCGCCAACGGCAAGTCCTGGCCGTTCTTCGAGGTCGCGGCCCGCAAGTACCGCTTCCGCCTCACCAACACCTCCAACCAGCGCTTCTTCGGCCTCCGCCTCGCCGACGACTCCGAGCTCGTCCAGATCGGCACCGACGGCGGCCTGCTGCCCACCCCGCACCGCACCAACGTGGTCGCCATCAGCCCCGGCGAGCGGGCCGACGTCGTCATCGACTTCTCCCGCTACCCCGTCGGCACCGTCATCGAGCTGCACAACAACGAGATCGCGCCCTTCGAGTCCGCGGACGTGGTCGGCAAGGTGCTCCAGTTCCGGGTCACCCGCACCGCGCAGGACAACAGCGTGGTCCCCGAGCGGCTGCGGACCCTGCCGCCGCTGGGCGAGGCGAGCGTCACCCGGCACTTCGACATGCGGATGGACGAGGCCCCGGGCGGCAGCGCGTACATCAACGACAAGACGTACGACATGGACCGCATCGACACCGAGATCGCCTACGGTGCCACCGAGATCTGGACCGTGAAGAACGTCAACCAGATCGCCCCGCACAACTTCCACATGCACCTGGTGCAGTTCCGGGTGCTGGAGCGCAACGGCCAGCCGGTCACCTCCGGCCCCGAGACCGGCCTGAAGGACACCGTCCCCCTCAAGCCGAACGAGACCGTCAAGCTCCAGGCCACCTTCACCGGCTACCGCGGCACCTACGTCTACCACTGCCACCTGTTCGACCACGGCGCGATGGGCATGATGGCCAACATGCGCATCTCCTGA
- a CDS encoding ADP-ribosylglycohydrolase family protein gives MGELTEHQEKALRERTESGARGLLLGLALGETLGAVGAAPAPAGTLRAGVCTQLACFTVEGSVRAMVRGSHKGICHPPSVLWHAYCRWSYLQGLERERVRERWDPSGTKPWPDGWLAGVPALAERRGSAPATVAVLSGLRQGTFEEPANGSRGWHAVGRTLPLALLGSARSPRYARFWGDRAREVAALTHGDAGAQWAAACATVLGGHCLAGDSVRGAAESALAALGGADGLPGAEPGRLAGALGEAVGHPAQPARLARLAPDPTAWAALLGGLYAAASFPGRGEVAQALRFAATAPDGESVACVAGALLGAVHGAQALPVELVSRHELAWVLDTLARDVLAEVTDSPGGSEYVAGRDPYWLGRYPGW, from the coding sequence ATGGGTGAGCTGACGGAGCACCAGGAGAAGGCGCTGAGGGAGAGGACGGAGTCGGGGGCCCGCGGGCTGCTGCTCGGTCTGGCACTCGGAGAGACCCTCGGCGCGGTGGGGGCGGCGCCCGCGCCGGCGGGGACCCTGCGGGCGGGAGTCTGCACCCAGCTGGCCTGCTTCACCGTGGAGGGTTCCGTACGGGCCATGGTGCGCGGGAGCCACAAGGGCATCTGCCATCCCCCGTCGGTGCTGTGGCACGCGTACTGCCGCTGGTCGTACCTCCAGGGCCTCGAGCGCGAACGCGTGCGCGAACGCTGGGATCCCTCCGGTACCAAGCCGTGGCCGGACGGCTGGCTCGCCGGGGTGCCCGCGCTGGCGGAGCGGCGCGGCAGTGCGCCGGCCACGGTGGCGGTCCTTTCGGGGCTGAGGCAGGGCACGTTCGAGGAGCCGGCGAACGGCAGCCGGGGCTGGCACGCCGTGGGCCGGACGCTGCCGCTGGCGCTCCTCGGCTCGGCCCGGTCGCCGCGGTACGCGCGGTTCTGGGGCGACCGGGCCCGCGAGGTGGCGGCGCTGACCCACGGGGACGCCGGGGCGCAGTGGGCGGCGGCGTGCGCGACCGTGCTGGGCGGGCACTGCCTGGCCGGGGATTCGGTCCGCGGGGCCGCCGAGAGCGCGCTGGCGGCGCTGGGCGGCGCGGATGGTCTGCCGGGGGCGGAGCCGGGCCGGCTGGCCGGAGCGCTCGGCGAGGCCGTCGGCCACCCGGCGCAGCCGGCCCGGCTGGCGCGGCTCGCGCCGGACCCGACGGCCTGGGCGGCCCTGCTCGGGGGCCTGTACGCGGCGGCCTCGTTCCCGGGGCGCGGGGAGGTGGCGCAGGCCCTGCGGTTCGCGGCGACGGCACCCGACGGGGAGTCGGTCGCCTGCGTGGCGGGGGCGCTGCTGGGGGCGGTGCACGGTGCGCAGGCGCTGCCGGTGGAGCTGGTGAGCCGGCACGAGCTGGCCTGGGTCCTGGACACCCTCGCCCGGGACGTGCTCGCCGAGGTCACGGATTCCCCGGGAGGCAGTGAGTACGTGGCGGGCCGGGACCCGTACTGGCTGGGCCGTTACCCCGGCTGGTGA